In Caldanaerobius fijiensis DSM 17918, the following proteins share a genomic window:
- a CDS encoding uroporphyrinogen decarboxylase family protein, whose translation MNSKERVKAALQLKIPDRVPYGEFAIDYDTVERILGHETYLRAKAKSQIAFWEGRRDEVVQSWKEDFVELYKKLDCVDIVNIGCMASGLVPPRNYKPDPPKRIDENTWIDSRGRVYKFSEITQDITVVEDPAKWTEEISIEDYPEDAVFERPDESIFEVVDYVIEKLGDEKYILGTSGEEVGMVLLGGMDRGLMEYMLHPEVVKAASKYFVKRANFNDEYYIREGTDGVLWGQDFSYKNGPMISPEMYREFVLPVHKERVAHVKSYGLNVLKHACGNNWLILDMFVEAGFDCYQSIQPTAGMDIKEVKEKYGDKICLWGGVAVEHLVSGTREDVINDVRYAIKYAAVNGGFIMGSSHSIAVGCKYDNYMTMLDEFERLRYCY comes from the coding sequence GTGAATTCAAAAGAGCGTGTAAAAGCGGCTTTGCAGCTGAAAATTCCTGATAGGGTGCCATACGGGGAATTTGCCATAGATTATGATACGGTTGAGAGAATTTTGGGGCATGAGACGTACTTAAGAGCAAAGGCAAAGAGCCAGATAGCGTTTTGGGAAGGCAGAAGAGATGAAGTCGTGCAGAGCTGGAAAGAAGATTTTGTAGAGTTATATAAGAAGTTAGATTGTGTGGACATTGTCAATATTGGATGTATGGCCAGTGGATTGGTTCCACCTAGAAATTATAAGCCGGATCCCCCTAAAAGAATTGACGAAAATACGTGGATAGATAGTAGAGGCCGCGTGTATAAATTTTCCGAGATAACGCAAGACATCACTGTTGTTGAAGATCCTGCCAAATGGACAGAAGAAATTAGTATAGAGGATTATCCTGAAGATGCTGTGTTTGAAAGGCCGGATGAATCCATATTTGAAGTAGTAGATTATGTAATAGAAAAGTTAGGTGATGAGAAATACATACTGGGCACTAGTGGTGAGGAAGTTGGTATGGTGTTATTAGGTGGTATGGACAGAGGGCTGATGGAATATATGTTACACCCTGAGGTTGTGAAGGCAGCATCTAAATATTTTGTGAAGAGAGCTAATTTTAATGATGAATATTATATAAGAGAAGGCACTGATGGAGTTTTATGGGGTCAGGATTTTTCCTATAAAAATGGACCAATGATTTCACCTGAAATGTACAGGGAATTTGTTTTGCCGGTTCATAAAGAAAGGGTCGCTCATGTCAAAAGTTACGGGCTTAATGTTTTAAAACACGCCTGTGGTAATAATTGGCTGATTTTAGATATGTTTGTTGAAGCGGGATTTGACTGCTATCAATCTATTCAACCGACTGCTGGCATGGATATAAAGGAAGTGAAAGAAAAATACGGCGACAAAATATGTTTATGGGGTGGGGTTGCTGTTGAACATTTGGTGTCAGGAACAAGAGAGGACGTGATCAATGACGTGAGATATGCAATTAAATATGCTGCGGTCAATGGGGGTTTTATAATGGGGTCCAGTCATTCAATTGCGGTTGGTTGTAAATATGACAATTATATGACCATGCTCGATGAATTTGAACGTTTGAGATATTGTTATTAA
- a CDS encoding extracellular solute-binding protein, with translation MKLKRTLIILLCLVFTISVFTACGSRQSSSGGTKGSSTSKGNQSDRITEIKLPIVKEPLTLTYWTGMDPKMAATMKDYGEMKCYQELEKRTGIHIKFLHPPMGQERDQFNLMMASNDLPDIIYYSWWSIPGGPGKALSDGSIIKLNDLIDKYAPNFKKLLEENPDIKKQAELDDGTIFCFPFIRSAGALINANWGPQLRKDWLDKLGLQLPKTIEDWHNVLVTFRDRDPNGNGKKDEIPFTGRGSNGQGILDLGNFAPAWGILNGFYMDNGKINYGPIQSAYKNFLKTMAQWYKEKLIDQDIATNDNKAFDYKITNNLAGSYFGLVAGNMGRYLNLMKPKEPNFDLVGAPWPIGPAGKSYTTTNLNLKVMNVGAAISSKNKHIKETVEWLDYAYSPEGHMLLNFGIEGQSYNMENGYPKYTDIIFKNPNGLSYDQALAQWAPSISSAPMDQDKRYYEQILQLPEQKEAAFKTWLDADPSLTLPLITPTEEESQRLASIMNQVNTYQQEMMGKFIMGKEPINDSTWNKYVNTIKGMGIDEAIKIENAALQRYNNRP, from the coding sequence ATGAAATTAAAAAGAACCTTAATTATACTTTTATGTTTGGTTTTTACAATTTCTGTTTTTACTGCATGCGGGAGCAGGCAATCATCGAGTGGTGGGACGAAAGGTTCATCTACTTCTAAAGGCAATCAAAGCGATAGGATAACTGAGATAAAGTTACCCATAGTGAAAGAACCGCTTACGTTGACGTATTGGACAGGAATGGATCCTAAAATGGCCGCGACAATGAAAGATTATGGGGAGATGAAATGTTATCAGGAACTGGAGAAACGAACGGGGATCCATATAAAGTTTTTGCATCCGCCAATGGGCCAGGAACGAGATCAATTTAATTTGATGATGGCGTCAAACGATCTACCAGATATTATTTATTATAGTTGGTGGAGTATACCTGGTGGGCCAGGAAAAGCATTAAGTGATGGTTCAATTATAAAGTTAAATGACCTTATAGATAAGTATGCTCCGAACTTCAAAAAATTGCTGGAGGAAAATCCGGATATAAAGAAACAAGCAGAATTAGATGATGGTACTATCTTTTGCTTTCCATTTATACGAAGTGCAGGTGCTTTGATAAATGCCAATTGGGGACCGCAGCTTAGAAAGGACTGGCTTGATAAGTTGGGTTTGCAGCTGCCAAAGACCATTGAGGATTGGCATAATGTTCTTGTAACATTTAGAGATAGAGATCCAAATGGTAACGGTAAAAAAGATGAGATACCTTTTACAGGTAGAGGTTCTAATGGGCAAGGCATATTAGATTTGGGCAATTTTGCGCCGGCGTGGGGTATATTAAATGGGTTTTACATGGACAACGGGAAAATAAATTACGGTCCTATACAGTCGGCTTACAAGAATTTCTTAAAAACGATGGCTCAATGGTATAAAGAGAAACTAATAGATCAGGATATAGCTACAAATGACAATAAAGCTTTTGATTATAAGATTACAAATAACCTTGCTGGTTCGTATTTTGGTTTAGTTGCAGGAAATATGGGTAGATATTTAAATTTAATGAAACCAAAGGAGCCGAATTTTGACTTAGTAGGTGCACCATGGCCTATTGGTCCAGCAGGTAAGTCATATACTACTACGAATTTAAATCTTAAGGTTATGAATGTTGGTGCTGCTATAAGTTCAAAAAATAAGCATATAAAGGAAACAGTAGAATGGCTTGATTATGCCTATAGTCCAGAAGGTCATATGCTTCTCAATTTTGGTATAGAAGGACAGAGTTATAACATGGAAAATGGTTATCCTAAGTATACGGATATAATTTTTAAAAATCCTAATGGGCTTTCATATGATCAGGCATTAGCACAGTGGGCGCCATCTATTTCTAGTGCTCCAATGGATCAGGATAAGCGTTACTATGAACAGATTTTACAGTTACCAGAACAAAAAGAAGCAGCTTTCAAAACATGGCTAGATGCAGATCCCTCTCTTACTTTACCGCTCATAACACCGACAGAAGAGGAAAGCCAGAGGCTTGCGTCTATAATGAATCAGGTTAATACTTATCAACAAGAGATGATGGGTAAATTTATAATGGGCAAGGAGCCAATTAATGATAGCACGTGGAATAAATATGTGAATACGATAAAAGGTATGGGTATTGATGAAGCTATAAAGATTGAGAATGCGGCGTTGCAGAGGTATAACAATAGACCATAA
- a CDS encoding carbohydrate ABC transporter permease, whose translation MKIKQSVGETIFDVINVIILFIIMVVTLYPFLYVVFASVSDPVKVMQSGSILLWPKGFQLGAYGMVFKNEMIAVGYKNTLIYVVAGTALNILLTSFGAYALSRKDLYGRDLFTFIIVFTMFFNGGLIPTFLLVKSLNMVNTMWAMIIPGAISVWNLIIMRTSFQGIPDSLIESAKLDGANDFTILFKIVIPLSLPVVAVMILFYGVGHWNDFFNALIYLRDKSLYPIQLVLRDILIANSTDSMTTGVVLDTLPISENVKYATVVVSTVPILLIYPFIQKYFVKGVMIGAIKE comes from the coding sequence TTGAAGATAAAGCAGAGCGTAGGCGAGACTATATTTGATGTAATAAATGTAATAATTTTATTTATAATTATGGTTGTTACTCTGTATCCTTTTTTATACGTGGTATTTGCATCAGTGAGCGATCCAGTTAAAGTCATGCAAAGTGGTTCCATATTGCTTTGGCCTAAAGGCTTCCAGTTAGGTGCTTATGGGATGGTATTTAAGAACGAAATGATAGCAGTTGGTTATAAGAATACGCTTATATACGTCGTTGCAGGTACAGCTTTGAATATATTGCTTACGTCTTTTGGCGCATATGCTCTTTCAAGAAAGGATTTATATGGACGAGATTTATTTACTTTTATAATCGTATTTACCATGTTTTTTAATGGTGGTTTAATACCCACATTCTTGCTGGTAAAGAGTTTGAACATGGTGAATACGATGTGGGCAATGATAATTCCAGGTGCGATAAGTGTGTGGAATCTCATAATTATGAGAACGTCATTTCAGGGTATACCTGATAGCCTCATAGAGTCGGCAAAGTTAGACGGTGCCAATGATTTTACTATATTGTTCAAGATAGTGATACCGTTATCCTTGCCGGTAGTGGCAGTTATGATATTGTTCTACGGCGTAGGGCACTGGAATGACTTCTTCAATGCATTGATATACTTAAGAGACAAGAGCTTATATCCTATACAGTTGGTATTGAGAGATATACTGATAGCGAACAGCACAGATTCAATGACTACGGGTGTGGTACTTGATACACTACCAATAAGTGAAAACGTCAAATACGCTACAGTGGTTGTATCTACAGTACCCATATTGCTTATATATCCATTTATTCAGAAGTACTTTGTAAAGGGCGTTATGATAGGAGCGATAAAAGAATAA
- a CDS encoding ABC transporter permease: MEAKVSTTRRPVVLEDRLKFLKKQWYKNKYVYLMLLPVLAYFVIFNYGPMYGAIIAFKNFSPAKGILGSPWAGFSHFNQFFHSYYFWRLLRNTILLNVYDIIFNFPAPIILALLLNEVKNQVYKRTVQTISYLPHFISIVVVAGMILEFTARDGLINNILAMLGLQRIPFMTMARWFRTIYVGSNIWQGVGWSSIIYLAALSNIDPQLYEAAKIDGAGRWKQMIHVTLPGILPTIVIMLILRFGSIMSADFQKIILIYNPTIYDTADVISTFVYRQGILMMDYSYSTAVGLFNSVINFALLLTVNKISKILTENSLW; this comes from the coding sequence ATGGAGGCAAAGGTTTCTACAACGAGGCGGCCAGTTGTACTTGAAGATCGCCTGAAATTTCTTAAAAAGCAATGGTACAAAAATAAATATGTGTATTTGATGTTACTACCGGTACTGGCATATTTTGTTATATTTAATTATGGGCCTATGTACGGAGCAATAATTGCATTTAAAAACTTTAGTCCAGCAAAAGGTATATTGGGAAGCCCATGGGCTGGTTTCAGTCATTTTAATCAATTTTTTCACAGCTACTATTTTTGGAGGCTGCTCAGGAATACGATTTTGCTCAATGTCTATGACATAATTTTTAATTTTCCTGCACCGATTATTTTGGCATTGCTTTTAAATGAGGTAAAAAATCAGGTGTACAAGCGTACAGTTCAGACAATAAGTTATTTGCCACATTTCATTTCAATAGTTGTGGTTGCAGGTATGATACTAGAATTTACTGCAAGAGATGGCCTTATAAACAACATTCTTGCTATGCTTGGTTTACAGAGGATACCTTTTATGACTATGGCCCGATGGTTCAGGACGATATACGTGGGATCAAATATATGGCAAGGTGTCGGGTGGAGTTCCATAATTTATTTAGCAGCTTTGTCAAATATAGATCCACAGTTATATGAAGCAGCTAAGATAGACGGTGCTGGAAGATGGAAGCAGATGATACATGTTACATTACCTGGAATATTGCCTACTATTGTTATAATGCTCATATTGAGGTTTGGTTCAATAATGTCAGCAGATTTCCAGAAGATTATACTTATTTACAATCCAACTATTTATGATACAGCCGATGTCATATCGACGTTTGTATACAGACAGGGTATCCTCATGATGGATTACAGTTATTCGACGGCTGTAGGCTTGTTCAACTCTGTGATAAACTTTGCTTTGTTGCTTACGGTAAATAAGATAAGCAAGATACTGACTGAAAACAGCCTGTGGTGA
- a CDS encoding helix-turn-helix domain-containing protein, with amino-acid sequence MARKVTTFYRIFFSYLIILIIPISIIGTINYIRISNIVENTVKRESLTMLRQAADIIDVRAKELDKLSFELSSNPRIRNFLYETGPIDVNTRLLIIDIIRDLAIYRAPNGFIDDIFIYSKKNGMVVSSSGMYTLDMFYDVMYKYKDASYEEWKYLLDQYHYRYYVPSKIVTNDNKTSKEVTYLQTLPQDETNVIGTLIIFIDDDQYSSIMSKLVKDSRGYYYILDSNGDVITTNDKKELYLKMVKNNRSTQDDFQSIKYDNNTLVVSHVTSAYNKWRYITIIPLDIFMGQVKGVKKFTIGLVLTCIVIGLIISYYVANKNYKPLKEILSYINRDRLSVLYDDKYDDYKVIYNVIRKSYNEIAAYEEEIKKYKPVFKQDLLMRLLNGSILDVPLEELSKNIDIDLDFDLFAVILIHIDFKKGYSHSTEVEMGLFRLTAMKSIEDIIKRIGAGYLLELNGGLIAIIFTRNGNIEMCRKDLLSLSNEIKEYLEAKLRLKINIGIGKIYSDYKDIARSYEEAKEALDYAVMRENDILFYENIDVENDIYDFTIQKEIQLANCIKAGDEARAVQIIDELYRENICERHLSLGMMKYFVYDVYSTTLKIAHEIEISGICDIFKEHRNFLMFNSIRASIEEIKALVRSICHIVNEHKKRNNRLIEDIVNFIDNNYTNKEISLDMVAEQFDISSQYLSRFFKEHMGFNYIDYLNKKRIEKAKELLLNSNMKIKEIACKTGFDNANTFIKVFRKYEGITPGQFRAN; translated from the coding sequence ATGGCTCGAAAAGTAACAACGTTTTACAGGATATTTTTTTCGTATTTAATTATTTTAATTATACCTATATCAATAATAGGTACGATCAATTATATAAGAATCTCGAATATTGTGGAAAACACTGTTAAACGTGAAAGTTTGACTATGTTAAGGCAAGCCGCTGATATCATAGACGTTAGGGCAAAAGAATTGGATAAGCTGTCTTTTGAATTGTCATCAAACCCCAGAATAAGGAATTTTCTATATGAGACAGGTCCAATAGATGTGAATACCCGTTTATTGATAATAGATATTATCAGGGATTTGGCCATATATAGAGCTCCTAATGGTTTTATAGATGATATTTTTATTTATTCAAAAAAGAATGGCATGGTTGTATCAAGTAGCGGTATGTATACGCTGGATATGTTTTACGATGTCATGTATAAATATAAAGATGCGTCGTATGAAGAGTGGAAATATTTATTAGATCAATATCATTATAGGTATTATGTGCCTTCGAAAATCGTGACTAATGATAACAAAACAAGTAAAGAAGTTACATATCTTCAGACACTGCCACAGGATGAGACAAATGTAATAGGTACTTTAATTATTTTTATAGATGACGATCAATACTCTTCAATAATGTCTAAACTGGTAAAAGATAGTAGAGGCTATTACTATATATTGGATTCTAACGGTGATGTTATAACGACAAATGATAAGAAAGAGCTTTACTTAAAAATGGTAAAAAATAACAGATCAACACAAGATGATTTTCAAAGTATTAAATATGATAACAATACTTTAGTAGTTTCGCATGTGACGTCAGCGTATAATAAATGGAGGTATATAACTATTATTCCATTGGACATTTTTATGGGACAGGTGAAAGGTGTAAAAAAATTTACGATAGGTTTAGTATTAACTTGTATAGTTATTGGCCTTATTATATCGTATTATGTTGCCAATAAAAATTATAAACCTTTAAAAGAAATACTATCTTACATAAATAGAGATAGATTGAGCGTATTATATGATGATAAATATGATGATTATAAAGTTATCTATAATGTTATACGGAAATCATACAATGAGATAGCTGCTTATGAAGAAGAAATAAAAAAATACAAGCCCGTATTTAAACAGGATTTACTTATGAGATTATTAAACGGATCTATTTTAGATGTACCTTTGGAAGAGTTGTCAAAAAATATAGATATCGACTTGGATTTTGATTTATTTGCAGTAATTTTAATACACATTGATTTTAAAAAAGGGTATTCGCATAGTACTGAGGTAGAAATGGGATTATTCAGACTTACGGCTATGAAAAGTATAGAGGATATAATTAAACGTATAGGTGCTGGTTATTTACTGGAGTTGAATGGTGGGTTAATAGCAATAATTTTTACACGAAATGGTAATATAGAGATGTGTAGAAAAGATTTATTAAGCCTTTCTAATGAAATTAAAGAGTATTTAGAAGCAAAGCTACGTTTGAAAATAAATATAGGTATAGGGAAAATATATTCTGATTACAAAGATATAGCAAGATCCTATGAAGAAGCCAAAGAAGCGTTAGATTATGCAGTAATGAGAGAAAATGATATTTTGTTTTATGAAAATATAGATGTAGAAAACGATATTTATGATTTCACTATACAAAAAGAAATACAGTTGGCTAACTGTATAAAAGCTGGAGATGAAGCCCGTGCCGTGCAGATAATAGATGAATTGTATAGAGAAAATATTTGTGAAAGGCACTTATCTTTAGGGATGATGAAGTATTTTGTTTACGATGTTTATAGTACTACTTTAAAAATAGCACATGAAATTGAAATCTCAGGTATATGTGATATTTTTAAGGAGCATCGTAATTTTTTGATGTTTAACAGCATAAGAGCTTCGATAGAAGAAATAAAAGCACTAGTAAGAAGTATTTGTCATATTGTAAATGAGCACAAAAAACGTAATAATAGGCTTATTGAGGATATAGTTAATTTTATCGATAATAATTATACAAATAAAGAAATAAGCCTTGATATGGTAGCTGAGCAATTTGATATATCTAGTCAGTATCTAAGTCGCTTTTTTAAGGAACATATGGGTTTTAATTATATTGACTATTTGAATAAAAAAAGAATTGAAAAGGCAAAAGAACTTTTGTTAAATAGCAATATGAAAATTAAGGAAATAGCTTGTAAAACAGGTTTTGATAATGCAAATACGTTTATAAAAGTTTTTAGAAAATATGAAGGTATTACTCCAGGACAATTTAGAGCAAATTGA
- the rnr gene encoding ribonuclease R, which yields MIKDEILNFMREKAYSPMTTEQLMKAFGIDISQYSEFQSLLNEMEYNGDIIRTKKGKYGVPERMDMAVGIIECNKKGFGFLRVEDGEDIFIPAEDINGAMNGDKVIVRITRRAGEGTKREGTVVNILERANKEIVGTLDMSKNFGFVIPDDQRLTQDIYIAREGMNGAKDGQKVVVRITRWPEPRRNPEGVIVDILGDRDDPEANILAIIKQHDLPQDFPNKVKKEAAAIEQSISIEEIARRKDLRGIKTVTIDGEDAKDLDDAVSIKKLADGNYELYVHIADVSNYVKEGSALDKEAYKRGCSVYLGDRVIPMLPRELSNGICSLNPKEDRLTLTVQMVINKKGEVVFHDIFESVINSDERMTYTNVYRILEENDEELKKRYDYLVDDFQIMKELALILMEKRKNRGSIDFDIPEAKIVLGELGDILDIGVRERNIAHRIIEEFMLVCNETVAEHMFWLNSPFIYRVHEEPNSSDILELNAFLHNLGYHIKGAGSQVHPRAIQELLDSVKGKKEEKLVNTLALRSMKRARYSDQCLGHFSLAVKYYTHFTSPIRRYPDLTIHRIIKDSINGRLDDERMAHYNRILADIAEQSSVRERVAEEAERDVEELRQVQYMTQHIGEQFEGIISGVTSFGLFVELDNLVEGLVHINNMVDDYYHFDDKNHCLVGEHTNKVYRLGDVVKVELVGADVTRREIDFLLVE from the coding sequence ATGATAAAAGATGAGATATTGAATTTTATGCGCGAGAAAGCGTATAGTCCCATGACTACCGAACAGTTGATGAAGGCGTTTGGTATAGATATTTCTCAATATAGTGAATTTCAAAGCCTGCTCAATGAAATGGAGTATAATGGGGATATAATAAGGACAAAGAAAGGGAAATATGGTGTACCTGAGCGCATGGATATGGCCGTGGGTATTATTGAATGCAATAAAAAAGGGTTTGGTTTCCTGAGAGTAGAGGATGGTGAGGATATATTTATACCTGCGGAGGACATAAATGGCGCTATGAACGGGGACAAAGTCATAGTGAGGATAACCCGCCGGGCTGGCGAGGGGACAAAAAGGGAAGGGACAGTTGTAAATATCTTAGAGAGGGCCAATAAAGAAATCGTAGGCACATTGGATATGTCTAAGAATTTTGGCTTTGTGATTCCCGATGACCAGCGGTTAACGCAAGATATATATATCGCCAGAGAAGGTATGAACGGAGCCAAAGATGGACAGAAAGTCGTCGTAAGAATTACCCGGTGGCCTGAACCCAGGAGAAACCCTGAAGGAGTCATAGTTGATATACTCGGTGATAGAGATGATCCTGAGGCTAACATTTTGGCGATAATAAAGCAACATGATCTTCCACAAGATTTTCCCAACAAAGTTAAGAAGGAAGCCGCGGCGATAGAACAGAGTATAAGTATTGAGGAGATAGCTAGGCGAAAAGATCTAAGGGGAATTAAGACGGTTACCATAGACGGCGAAGATGCCAAAGATCTGGACGATGCTGTGTCTATAAAAAAGCTTGCAGATGGCAACTATGAGTTATACGTTCATATCGCTGATGTGAGCAATTATGTAAAGGAAGGTTCTGCACTTGATAAAGAGGCATACAAAAGGGGATGCAGCGTTTACCTTGGCGATAGGGTTATACCTATGCTTCCCAGGGAACTTTCCAATGGCATATGCAGCTTAAATCCTAAAGAAGATAGATTGACATTGACAGTACAGATGGTTATAAACAAAAAAGGCGAGGTCGTATTCCACGATATCTTTGAAAGTGTTATAAATAGCGATGAAAGAATGACTTATACCAATGTCTACAGGATTCTTGAAGAAAATGATGAGGAACTTAAAAAACGATATGATTATCTGGTAGATGACTTTCAGATTATGAAAGAATTGGCTTTAATCCTCATGGAAAAAAGGAAAAATAGAGGAAGCATAGATTTTGATATACCTGAAGCAAAAATTGTATTAGGAGAACTTGGAGATATCTTAGATATAGGGGTTAGGGAAAGAAATATAGCTCACAGGATAATAGAGGAATTTATGCTGGTGTGTAATGAGACTGTAGCAGAGCACATGTTCTGGCTTAATTCTCCTTTTATTTACAGGGTTCATGAAGAACCGAATAGCAGCGATATCCTGGAGCTAAACGCATTTCTTCACAATCTAGGTTATCATATAAAGGGCGCTGGCAGTCAGGTGCATCCAAGGGCTATACAGGAACTTTTGGACAGCGTAAAGGGTAAAAAGGAAGAAAAGCTGGTGAATACTCTTGCATTGAGGTCTATGAAAAGAGCCAGGTATTCCGATCAGTGTCTCGGTCACTTCAGCCTTGCGGTAAAGTATTATACGCATTTCACTTCACCTATAAGGCGCTATCCAGACCTTACAATCCACAGGATTATAAAAGACAGCATTAACGGGCGACTGGATGATGAGAGAATGGCCCACTATAACAGGATATTAGCAGATATCGCTGAACAATCTTCTGTAAGGGAGCGGGTGGCTGAGGAAGCAGAGAGAGATGTAGAAGAATTGAGACAGGTACAGTATATGACGCAGCATATAGGAGAGCAATTCGAAGGTATTATATCGGGTGTCACATCTTTTGGGCTGTTTGTGGAACTGGATAACCTGGTGGAAGGTCTTGTCCATATAAACAACATGGTCGACGATTATTACCATTTTGATGATAAAAATCATTGCCTTGTTGGCGAGCATACTAATAAGGTTTATAGGCTGGGTGATGTAGTGAAAGTTGAGCTGGTTGGAGCTGATGTGACCAGGCGAGAAATCGACTTCTTATTGGTTGAGTAG
- a CDS encoding HDIG domain-containing metalloprotein: protein MNREEALAYVKEYVKSENLINHMLSVEAIMRGLAKRLGQDEEKWALTGLLHDIDYEMTGDKPEEHSIVGAKMLEDRGLDPEIVYAVKVHNEIHGLPRNTLLDKALFAADPLSGLITAVAYVIPSKKLEDVQLKSLKKKFKDKAFARGADRDQIKTCEEIGLTLDEFLEISLEEMKKIADQIGL from the coding sequence ATGAATAGAGAAGAAGCCTTAGCTTACGTAAAAGAATACGTAAAATCAGAGAATCTTATCAATCATATGTTGAGTGTCGAAGCTATAATGAGAGGTCTAGCAAAAAGGCTAGGACAGGATGAGGAAAAGTGGGCGTTAACTGGTCTGTTGCACGATATCGACTATGAGATGACAGGAGATAAACCAGAAGAGCACAGCATCGTTGGAGCAAAGATGTTGGAAGACAGAGGGCTTGACCCTGAGATTGTATACGCCGTTAAGGTGCATAACGAAATCCACGGTTTGCCAAGGAATACGCTTCTTGATAAAGCATTGTTTGCGGCTGATCCTCTATCGGGTTTGATTACAGCAGTGGCGTATGTTATTCCATCTAAAAAGTTGGAAGATGTTCAGCTAAAATCGCTTAAAAAGAAGTTTAAGGATAAAGCTTTTGCCAGAGGTGCTGATAGGGATCAGATAAAAACATGTGAGGAGATAGGGTTAACCCTTGACGAGTTTCTTGAGATCTCGCTGGAAGAGATGAAAAAGATAGCTGATCAAATCGGCTTATAG
- the secG gene encoding preprotein translocase subunit SecG: MRILVSVIHVIVSLVMIASILMQSSKAAGLSGAIGGGAETFFGKNKGRTMDALFAKITEVSAAIFIVTSVLLSLLIK, encoded by the coding sequence TTGAGAATTTTAGTGAGTGTTATTCATGTAATTGTATCGCTTGTCATGATAGCCAGTATACTTATGCAGTCCAGTAAGGCAGCTGGATTGTCAGGCGCTATTGGAGGTGGCGCTGAAACATTCTTTGGTAAAAACAAAGGGAGGACAATGGATGCTCTGTTTGCCAAGATAACTGAGGTGAGCGCGGCCATATTTATTGTGACATCGGTTCTTTTATCGCTTTTAATAAAGTAG